A genome region from Maridesulfovibrio salexigens DSM 2638 includes the following:
- a CDS encoding TIGR00341 family protein, translating into MPLRVIEIIAPSEDKDEICKTLDEHRPDEGYVFWISSNEEEHSLTFKVVMDVKESENVLDRLESFFTWKDKYRIVVFPVEATIPRLKEIEEEPPAEDNQKNNQKKIQNRLSREELYTDVLDTCVLSRSYILLIIFSSIVAVIGLLKNNVAIIIGAMVLAPLLAPNVGLSLATTLGDNDLAKTSSKTLVVGILLAFAITFATGVFTGVDINENSSELISRASTDFSDIILAMVSGAAGIISFTLGVPTSLVGVMVALSLLPPLSACGLFLGAGHTSHAMGAATLFFANIICLNLSGVISFLLMGVQPLTWWKREEAKASSIKIIAIWGALLAILSALLYFGLVK; encoded by the coding sequence ATGCCGCTTCGAGTCATTGAGATAATAGCCCCGAGCGAAGATAAGGATGAAATATGTAAAACTCTTGACGAGCATCGTCCTGATGAAGGCTATGTTTTTTGGATTTCTTCAAATGAGGAAGAGCACTCCCTTACATTCAAGGTTGTTATGGATGTGAAGGAATCCGAGAATGTACTTGATCGTCTAGAGTCCTTTTTTACATGGAAAGACAAATACCGCATAGTTGTCTTTCCTGTTGAAGCTACTATTCCAAGACTGAAAGAAATTGAAGAGGAACCGCCTGCCGAGGACAATCAGAAAAACAATCAGAAAAAGATACAAAACAGATTAAGCCGGGAAGAGCTCTATACCGATGTGCTTGATACGTGTGTGTTGTCCCGAAGCTACATTCTGCTCATAATTTTTTCATCAATAGTCGCAGTCATAGGACTTTTGAAAAACAACGTTGCAATCATAATCGGGGCAATGGTTTTAGCCCCCCTGCTGGCACCGAACGTAGGACTGTCGTTAGCCACAACACTCGGGGATAATGATCTTGCAAAAACATCCTCCAAAACCCTTGTTGTAGGCATTTTACTGGCCTTTGCCATTACGTTCGCAACCGGGGTGTTTACCGGAGTGGACATCAATGAAAACTCTTCCGAACTAATTTCAAGAGCTTCGACTGATTTTTCAGATATTATTCTGGCGATGGTGTCCGGGGCAGCCGGGATCATATCTTTCACATTAGGAGTTCCAACCTCTTTAGTCGGGGTAATGGTCGCCCTGTCTCTACTGCCGCCTCTCAGTGCCTGTGGCTTATTTTTAGGAGCAGGCCACACTTCACACGCCATGGGTGCCGCCACTTTGTTTTTTGCAAACATAATCTGCCTCAATCTCTCAGGAGTGATTTCCTTTCTGCTAATGGGAGTACAACCGCTGACTTGGTGGAAACGGGAGGAGGCAAAAGCATCATCTATAAAAATTATTGCGATTTGGGGTGCTCTGTTGGCAATCTTAAGTGCTCTTTTATACTTTGGATTAGTTAAATAA
- a CDS encoding KamA family radical SAM protein, whose protein sequence is MENWKDQMKNMVDNLERLKQYINVTPDEEEAINTLNTKWGTTPHMASLMDKDDPNCPIRMQAIPSLKETKNEFGLDNYLVWKENRDTEEKRPDCIARQYVDRIAFTVTDICANYCRHCFRKELVVDKNLELRFDLEEGIDWIREHEEIRDVLVTGGDPLLLSDDRIDHLLKSLRSIDHVEMIRFGSRVPIAMPQRITPELLEVLGGDHEVPVWLNTQCNHPKELTPRTRKAVYDLLTAGVNVGNQMVLLKGINDDVETFRHLHQKLLQYRIRPYYVFYCEPAPGIDHFRTRAELIRDGLRGHTTGLAQPMYVCATNIGKIPLMPDYYCVDKNDKEYTFRNHRWQTTTMPVIKD, encoded by the coding sequence ATGGAAAACTGGAAAGATCAGATGAAAAACATGGTCGATAACCTTGAACGTTTAAAACAGTACATTAACGTCACTCCCGATGAAGAGGAGGCCATAAACACTTTGAACACCAAGTGGGGGACAACTCCGCATATGGCTTCGCTGATGGATAAGGACGATCCCAATTGCCCTATCCGCATGCAGGCTATCCCTTCTCTCAAGGAAACCAAAAATGAATTTGGCCTCGACAACTATCTGGTTTGGAAAGAAAATCGTGACACCGAGGAAAAAAGACCGGACTGCATTGCCCGCCAATACGTGGATCGTATTGCCTTTACCGTCACTGATATTTGCGCCAACTACTGCCGCCACTGCTTCCGCAAAGAACTGGTTGTAGATAAGAATCTGGAATTGCGCTTTGATCTGGAAGAAGGAATAGACTGGATAAGGGAACATGAAGAAATACGGGATGTACTGGTTACCGGTGGCGACCCGCTGCTCCTTTCTGATGACCGCATTGATCACCTGTTAAAAAGCCTGCGCTCAATTGACCATGTCGAAATGATCCGTTTCGGAAGTCGTGTTCCCATCGCCATGCCGCAACGCATCACTCCTGAACTGCTCGAAGTTCTGGGAGGCGACCACGAAGTCCCCGTATGGCTGAACACCCAGTGCAACCACCCAAAAGAACTGACTCCGCGAACTCGTAAGGCAGTTTACGATCTGTTAACCGCCGGAGTAAACGTCGGCAACCAGATGGTACTGCTCAAAGGAATTAATGACGACGTCGAGACCTTCCGTCACCTTCACCAGAAGCTTTTACAATACCGCATCCGTCCCTATTACGTATTTTACTGTGAGCCTGCGCCCGGCATCGACCATTTTCGCACTCGAGCCGAGCTTATCCGCGACGGCCTCAGAGGGCACACCACCGGTCTTGCACAGCCCATGTATGTATGCGCGACCAATATCGGTAAAATTCCGCTTATGCCGGACTACTACTGTGTAGATAAAAACGATAAAGAATACACTTTCCGCAACCACCGCTGGCAGACAACCACTATGCCAGTGATCAAAGATTAG
- a CDS encoding amino acid ABC transporter permease, translating to MSERFAPQEKVPFWRSPQGRAWMFQLCMVGGFLWLAVSMYRNTLVNLETRGISSGFGFLGNEAGFRIGEVTGIPLPQGGLLWFLLSLVAGLAISQLISRHLKSKSDRPMNSKWLSVCLMFSIGLPLLTLYVFRDSVEIAHYTESSSYFMALLTGLGNTLKVTVIGCVASTILGLLVALGRLSPNWLLSNICRWYVELNRNLPVLLQLFFWYFIVLQQLPNVRKSIDLGGWLILNKRGLYMPALVPQQGAWIFCAAVVVGFAAIWIIRRRAKRILDETGKSVKTLFPSLAVLIGLPAVAWLLGGQPFTLDFPVLKGFNFKGGTGLTPEFTALVVGLTVYVSAFNAEIIRSGIEAVSKGQREAARALAMNERQVMRIVILPQAMRIIVPPMTSEYLAIAKNSSLAVAIGYPEFVSVGGTILNQSGQAVEIVGIWMGVYLCISLFISFGMNIYNSKVALVER from the coding sequence ATGTCCGAACGTTTCGCACCGCAGGAAAAGGTTCCTTTCTGGCGCAGTCCGCAGGGAAGGGCCTGGATGTTCCAGCTCTGCATGGTCGGTGGTTTTCTCTGGCTGGCAGTTTCCATGTACCGGAATACATTGGTCAACCTTGAAACTCGTGGTATCAGTTCCGGTTTCGGGTTTCTGGGCAATGAAGCCGGATTCCGTATCGGCGAGGTAACCGGAATCCCCCTACCGCAGGGCGGATTGCTCTGGTTTCTGCTCAGCCTTGTGGCCGGGCTTGCAATTTCCCAGCTTATTTCACGTCACCTGAAGAGTAAGTCAGATAGACCTATGAACAGCAAGTGGCTCTCGGTCTGTCTTATGTTCAGCATCGGGTTACCCTTGCTGACACTCTATGTCTTCCGGGACAGCGTTGAAATTGCACACTATACTGAATCTTCAAGCTATTTCATGGCCCTGTTAACCGGGCTGGGCAATACTTTGAAAGTTACAGTTATCGGCTGTGTGGCTTCTACCATTCTCGGGCTGCTGGTGGCGCTCGGACGCCTTTCTCCTAACTGGCTGCTTTCCAATATCTGCCGCTGGTATGTGGAGCTTAACCGCAACCTGCCTGTGCTTCTGCAACTCTTCTTTTGGTATTTCATCGTCTTGCAGCAGTTGCCCAATGTTCGCAAGTCCATTGATCTCGGCGGCTGGTTGATCCTTAACAAACGCGGACTTTACATGCCTGCATTGGTTCCGCAGCAGGGTGCATGGATTTTTTGTGCTGCCGTTGTTGTCGGATTTGCCGCTATCTGGATCATCCGCAGACGGGCCAAGCGTATTCTTGATGAAACAGGCAAGTCTGTAAAAACTTTATTTCCTTCACTTGCTGTGCTGATCGGCCTGCCCGCAGTGGCCTGGCTGCTTGGTGGACAGCCGTTCACTCTCGATTTCCCCGTGCTTAAAGGCTTTAACTTCAAGGGCGGTACCGGGCTTACACCGGAATTCACCGCACTGGTAGTCGGGCTGACTGTCTATGTATCCGCCTTCAACGCCGAGATCATCCGTTCCGGTATTGAAGCTGTATCCAAGGGACAGCGCGAGGCGGCCCGTGCTCTGGCAATGAATGAGCGTCAGGTCATGCGTATCGTTATCCTGCCGCAGGCTATGCGTATCATCGTTCCGCCCATGACCAGTGAATATCTGGCGATCGCCAAGAACAGTTCACTAGCGGTTGCTATCGGTTATCCGGAATTTGTCAGTGTCGGCGGAACTATCCTGAACCAGTCCGGTCAGGCGGTTGAGATTGTGGGTATCTGGATGGGTGTTTACCTGTGCATTTCCCTGTTCATTTCTTTTGGAATGAATATTTACAACAGCAAAGTAGCGTTGGTGGAGAGGTAG
- a CDS encoding dicarboxylate/amino acid:cation symporter, whose product MFSWYFKSNLLIRIIIGLVLGAIAGLILGPEAKILSPLGDILVRSLKMIVMPVIVSTIIVGAGSVKPSQLGKVGAKCMGLYMLTTGFAVAIGLFFGNILQPGNGLELAAEGAALKVAAPKATSFLDILINIIPKNPFAAITTGDVLSTIFFCIITGIAISMLRHSEDARIKNAGDSLFYLFEGLAEVMYIIIDWVLQYVPIGVFALIAVVFGAQGSKAAGPLGVVVIATYLAFACHIFLIYGGGLLLFKINPINFFKKVKTASIAAFVTRSSSGVLPISMEVADKELGVDKSIYSFSLPLGATINMDGTAIYQGVCALFIGYAIGEPLTASQQITVIGTTVLASLGTAGIPGAGAIMLMIVLNSVGLEITAGSPTALAYAMIFGIDALLDMGRTCTNVTGDLAVTCAVANSENEINHECWEAREVTQE is encoded by the coding sequence ATGTTTTCTTGGTACTTCAAAAGTAACCTGTTGATTCGAATCATTATCGGTCTGGTATTAGGAGCCATTGCAGGACTTATTTTAGGTCCTGAAGCAAAAATCCTGTCTCCGCTGGGAGATATATTGGTCCGATCACTGAAAATGATCGTAATGCCTGTAATCGTCTCCACCATCATCGTGGGCGCAGGCAGTGTAAAACCCAGCCAGCTCGGTAAAGTAGGCGCTAAATGTATGGGTCTTTACATGCTGACTACCGGATTTGCGGTTGCCATCGGTCTCTTTTTCGGAAACATTCTCCAGCCCGGTAACGGTCTTGAACTGGCCGCAGAAGGCGCAGCCCTCAAAGTCGCAGCTCCCAAGGCAACATCCTTTCTCGATATCCTGATCAACATCATCCCCAAAAACCCGTTTGCAGCTATTACCACCGGTGACGTTCTCTCCACCATTTTCTTCTGTATCATCACAGGTATTGCCATCTCCATGCTGCGCCACAGTGAAGACGCACGCATCAAGAATGCAGGGGACTCCCTCTTCTACCTTTTCGAAGGTCTTGCTGAAGTAATGTACATCATCATCGACTGGGTACTACAGTATGTTCCCATCGGTGTTTTCGCGCTTATCGCCGTTGTTTTCGGTGCTCAGGGATCCAAAGCAGCCGGACCGCTGGGAGTAGTCGTAATTGCGACTTACCTCGCTTTTGCCTGCCACATCTTCCTTATTTACGGCGGTGGCCTGCTGCTTTTCAAGATAAACCCGATCAACTTCTTCAAGAAAGTTAAAACCGCTTCCATTGCCGCATTCGTAACCCGCTCCAGCAGCGGCGTACTGCCCATCAGCATGGAAGTTGCCGACAAGGAACTGGGCGTAGACAAAAGCATCTATTCCTTCTCCCTGCCGCTGGGTGCAACCATCAACATGGATGGTACCGCAATCTATCAGGGTGTATGTGCTCTGTTCATCGGTTACGCCATCGGTGAACCCCTTACCGCCAGCCAGCAGATAACCGTCATCGGGACCACTGTTCTGGCTTCTCTCGGTACTGCCGGTATTCCCGGCGCAGGCGCAATCATGCTCATGATCGTGCTCAACTCCGTGGGTCTTGAAATCACCGCAGGCTCACCCACAGCACTGGCCTATGCCATGATCTTCGGCATTGACGCCCTGCTCGACATGGGCCGCACCTGTACCAACGTTACCGGCGACCTCGCCGTAACCTGTGCAGTAGCCAACAGTGAAAATGAAATTAATCATGAATGCTGGGAAGCCCGCGAAGTTACACAGGAATAA
- a CDS encoding amino acid ABC transporter ATP-binding protein: MTTAHINTATHLGDSPVVIDIQGLNKWYGQFHVLKDINLQIRQQEKVVICGPSGSGKSTLIRTINRLEEHQEGSIVVDGAPLTNDVKQIERVRREVGMVFQQFNLFPHMTILDNVISGPIHVRNMPRKQAVDLAHSYLERVGIAEQANKFPGQLSGGQQQRVAIARALAMQPKIMLFDEPTSALDPEMIKEVLDVMRELAEQGMTMICVTHEMGFAREVADTMVFMDKGQIVEYAPVKEFFTAPKEERSRMFLEQILNH; this comes from the coding sequence ATGACAACCGCACATATAAACACAGCTACACATCTCGGGGACAGCCCGGTTGTGATCGATATACAGGGCCTCAATAAATGGTACGGGCAGTTCCACGTACTGAAAGATATCAACCTTCAGATTCGTCAGCAGGAGAAGGTGGTCATCTGTGGACCTTCCGGTTCAGGTAAATCAACCCTAATTAGGACCATCAACAGGTTGGAAGAGCATCAGGAAGGTTCCATCGTTGTCGACGGTGCACCGCTGACCAATGATGTGAAGCAGATTGAACGTGTTCGCCGCGAGGTAGGCATGGTTTTTCAGCAGTTCAACCTGTTTCCGCATATGACCATTCTGGATAACGTTATTTCCGGTCCTATTCATGTGCGCAACATGCCCCGCAAGCAGGCTGTTGATCTTGCTCATTCTTACCTTGAGCGAGTCGGAATTGCAGAGCAGGCCAACAAGTTCCCCGGACAGCTTTCCGGTGGTCAGCAGCAGCGCGTGGCGATTGCCCGTGCCTTGGCTATGCAGCCTAAGATCATGCTTTTTGACGAACCTACTTCAGCCCTTGATCCGGAAATGATCAAGGAAGTTCTCGATGTTATGCGTGAACTGGCTGAGCAGGGCATGACCATGATCTGTGTCACCCACGAAATGGGCTTTGCCCGTGAAGTGGCCGATACCATGGTTTTCATGGATAAGGGCCAGATCGTTGAATACGCTCCGGTGAAGGAGTTCTTTACCGCGCCCAAAGAAGAACGCAGCCGCATGTTCTTGGAGCAGATTTTGAATCATTAG
- a CDS encoding glycerophosphodiester phosphodiesterase, translating to MSLSLINERPLIWAHRGGRSLAAENTLAAVRKAKETGADGWELDVQVTKDGEVILLHDLNLLRSTNASVHPLFIGNPPALPWRFSLTEIKELSADVFPRRFCPPKYIEQPWRELPENLPSDLRIPTLIEALKVSRDLDMWINVEIKDLSKAVPNSLAGDIVEKVLGVIRAQSMDDQVVVSSFNHDYVRRSKEVAPHILTGVLTEHKYAGDPLEAARIANADAWHPGFRYLTEDKVKAAREAGLAINPYTVNEVEDMKRLTKWGVTGLVTDYPQNA from the coding sequence ATGTCTTTATCTTTAATAAATGAACGTCCATTGATCTGGGCGCACCGCGGGGGACGTTCCCTTGCGGCTGAAAATACACTTGCAGCTGTACGCAAGGCCAAAGAGACCGGGGCGGACGGCTGGGAGCTTGATGTGCAGGTCACCAAGGACGGGGAAGTCATTCTCCTCCACGACCTCAATTTGCTGCGGTCCACCAATGCCAGTGTGCATCCTTTGTTTATAGGTAATCCTCCGGCACTGCCGTGGAGGTTCAGCCTTACTGAAATAAAGGAACTCAGCGCTGATGTTTTTCCGCGCCGTTTCTGCCCGCCCAAATATATTGAGCAGCCTTGGCGGGAACTGCCGGAAAATCTTCCTTCTGATTTGCGAATCCCCACTTTGATTGAGGCTCTGAAAGTAAGCAGGGATCTGGATATGTGGATCAATGTGGAGATTAAGGACCTTAGCAAAGCGGTCCCGAATTCACTTGCCGGGGATATTGTGGAAAAGGTGCTTGGAGTTATCCGGGCGCAATCCATGGATGATCAGGTGGTGGTTTCTTCCTTTAATCATGACTACGTGCGCAGAAGTAAAGAAGTTGCCCCGCATATTCTTACCGGGGTGTTGACTGAGCATAAATATGCCGGAGATCCGCTTGAGGCTGCCCGCATTGCAAATGCAGACGCTTGGCATCCGGGCTTCCGTTATCTTACTGAGGATAAGGTCAAGGCTGCGCGTGAAGCAGGATTGGCAATTAATCCGTATACGGTTAACGAAGTGGAAGATATGAAGCGGCTCACAAAGTGGGGTGTGACCGGGCTGGTTACCGATTATCCGCAGAATGCATAG
- the corA gene encoding magnesium/cobalt transporter CorA — translation MARFLRNKDQKAGLPPGSLIFTGQHKISTPELRLIEYDSSNLTDTAMESLADISEESESKKKTWLNIDGIHDSELIKELGECFNISALALEDILDTGQRPFIEEYQDYLFSTMKILVLGDADQEIFAEQVSFILQENHLISFNEQPNTIFDPIHKRLKKNKSKIRNNGTDYLFYTLLDCVLENYLKVIEITGERIEDLEEEVTVEPCPEHLESINFYRREIAYIRKSIRPVKEIVLKINKLDSELVSDDTTTYMKDLLNMMDQALDSLEIYKDILGDLFTTYSMYMGTRLNETMKFLTIFSTIFIPLTFIAGLYGMNFTTIPGLNSPHGFYLSVIIMGAISAGMLVLFKLKKWL, via the coding sequence ATGGCAAGATTTCTAAGAAATAAGGATCAAAAGGCCGGACTGCCTCCTGGATCATTGATTTTCACAGGACAACACAAAATCTCCACGCCTGAACTCAGGCTTATTGAGTATGACAGTTCCAACCTGACCGACACTGCCATGGAGTCGCTGGCCGATATTTCAGAAGAATCTGAAAGCAAAAAAAAGACATGGCTGAACATAGACGGGATTCACGACTCTGAACTGATAAAAGAACTCGGTGAGTGCTTTAATATTTCAGCGCTGGCATTGGAAGATATACTTGATACAGGGCAACGCCCTTTCATCGAGGAGTATCAGGATTATCTGTTCTCCACTATGAAAATACTAGTATTAGGCGATGCCGATCAGGAAATCTTTGCCGAACAAGTCAGCTTTATTCTACAGGAAAATCACCTGATATCATTCAACGAACAGCCGAATACCATTTTTGATCCGATCCACAAGCGGCTTAAAAAGAACAAAAGCAAAATACGAAACAACGGCACAGACTACCTCTTTTATACGCTTTTGGACTGTGTCCTTGAAAACTACCTTAAAGTGATAGAAATCACAGGTGAAAGGATTGAGGACCTTGAAGAGGAGGTAACCGTTGAACCTTGTCCGGAACATCTGGAAAGCATAAATTTCTATCGCCGAGAAATTGCATACATTCGTAAATCAATTCGCCCGGTGAAAGAGATTGTCTTAAAAATTAATAAACTTGATTCTGAGCTTGTTTCTGATGACACAACAACCTACATGAAAGACCTGCTGAACATGATGGATCAGGCTTTGGATTCGCTGGAAATCTATAAAGATATTCTCGGTGATCTATTCACCACCTACAGTATGTACATGGGAACCCGCTTGAATGAGACCATGAAATTCCTGACTATCTTCTCTACAATATTCATCCCGCTGACCTTTATTGCCGGGCTGTATGGAATGAATTTCACGACTATCCCCGGCCTAAATTCCCCCCACGGCTTTTACCTGTCAGTCATAATTATGGGCGCAATTTCTGCCGGAATGCTGGTATTATTTAAACTTAAAAAATGGCTTTAA
- a CDS encoding mechanosensitive ion channel family protein, whose protein sequence is MSFSALANQDYDFLRSRVQNYQAFEAEELATYASVEDMIVQSQKEFAKLLQRSQILFISERASATSPIERKFVKNTLNDLRDDIQEIVDKLRNAKSECLSRIEVLKSFEQLASSMPEGTPKDLIAIYRERFKSVSELRIKSKKQLSRINLLDAQGVRMLDRIEKLEKGEKQNLLQLWKAYLLTGKTPIFSSDFWETSFSLHNWAQLRKAEYTAALQNYKSEWLKHFSVLIVVLFICFSIKGLVQKTITWRYSILHEHRKIRIYTFTALFSISLCIANMLVSTGTLELFSYFVFCVFFYSILRLSKFLSRDKFLVTSGSFRMSVLLFISVAMISLHVPSKYITIFFLLFTFGSWTISSTNAWRKNRFKGLVRSTQKISFITPLVILSFLGFGRMACLVAILLCLGIFIRSFGRLWGQILFVSTEKGEKLLKGLISGLAVPLGWGIAFLIVYYWLTIFLGPTAIDDVMARQINIYGFSLTIGSIVSLAVLFFITKSCVAAFNVSIEHVGNRWPRGKRGAVPSMQTLFTYTVWSLFVIISMRVLGVNLTSIAVIAGGLSVGIGFGLQNIVNNFISGLILLFGRSIQQGDVIELNGLWCTVQKINIRTTLVETFENAVIMIPNSDLVTTQMTNWTKNSSTLRRDILVGVAYGSDTAKVKSTLLAIAEKNEHVLATPEPYVHFSNFGSSSLDFILRVWIDDIDYSIRAMSDLRFEIDNNFRKEGIEIAFPQLDIHVKNMPEAKPSKGSA, encoded by the coding sequence GTGTCTTTTTCAGCACTTGCAAATCAGGACTATGATTTTTTACGGAGCAGAGTGCAGAACTATCAGGCTTTTGAGGCTGAAGAGCTTGCGACTTATGCGAGCGTTGAGGATATGATTGTTCAGTCGCAAAAAGAATTTGCAAAACTACTTCAACGTTCGCAAATTCTTTTTATCTCAGAAAGAGCATCTGCAACCTCTCCAATAGAAAGGAAGTTTGTAAAAAATACTCTGAATGATTTGCGAGATGATATTCAAGAAATCGTCGACAAATTAAGAAATGCCAAATCAGAGTGTCTGTCCAGAATTGAAGTTCTGAAATCATTTGAACAGCTGGCTTCCAGCATGCCGGAAGGCACTCCTAAAGATTTAATCGCTATTTATCGAGAAAGATTCAAATCAGTATCCGAATTACGCATAAAATCCAAAAAACAACTTTCACGCATCAACCTATTGGATGCGCAAGGTGTGAGGATGCTTGACCGGATAGAGAAGCTGGAAAAAGGAGAAAAACAAAACCTGCTTCAGCTCTGGAAAGCTTACCTATTGACAGGAAAAACTCCCATATTCAGCTCTGATTTTTGGGAAACATCTTTTTCACTGCATAATTGGGCCCAGCTGAGAAAAGCTGAATACACAGCAGCTCTGCAAAATTACAAAAGTGAATGGCTCAAACATTTCTCTGTTCTAATCGTTGTCCTTTTCATCTGCTTTTCAATTAAAGGTTTAGTTCAGAAAACAATTACGTGGCGCTATTCAATACTTCACGAACACAGGAAAATAAGAATTTACACTTTTACTGCTCTGTTCAGTATTTCTTTATGTATTGCTAACATGCTTGTGTCCACAGGAACATTGGAGCTGTTCTCATATTTTGTTTTCTGCGTATTCTTTTATTCCATTTTACGCCTTTCCAAATTCCTGTCTCGTGATAAATTTTTAGTCACCAGCGGCAGTTTCAGGATGTCAGTGCTGTTATTTATAAGTGTGGCTATGATCTCACTACACGTCCCCAGCAAATATATTACTATATTTTTTCTGTTATTCACCTTCGGTTCATGGACGATCAGCTCAACAAACGCATGGCGTAAAAACAGATTTAAGGGACTGGTTCGATCAACTCAAAAAATCAGCTTCATTACTCCACTTGTGATCCTTTCCTTCCTGGGTTTCGGAAGAATGGCCTGTCTGGTTGCTATTCTATTGTGCCTTGGAATTTTTATACGTTCCTTTGGAAGATTATGGGGACAGATTCTGTTTGTAAGCACAGAAAAAGGAGAAAAACTGCTCAAAGGATTAATCAGCGGTCTTGCTGTTCCTCTAGGCTGGGGGATTGCCTTTTTGATTGTTTACTACTGGCTGACAATCTTCCTTGGGCCGACTGCCATTGACGATGTAATGGCCAGACAGATCAATATTTATGGATTTTCCCTGACAATAGGTAGTATTGTTTCTTTGGCTGTTTTGTTTTTCATAACCAAAAGCTGTGTAGCGGCGTTTAATGTTTCCATAGAACATGTAGGCAATAGATGGCCCAGAGGAAAGCGCGGCGCAGTACCTTCGATGCAAACTCTCTTCACTTACACTGTATGGTCACTGTTTGTGATAATTTCCATGAGAGTTCTCGGGGTAAACCTTACAAGCATCGCCGTTATCGCCGGTGGTCTTAGTGTCGGTATCGGTTTCGGCCTCCAGAATATAGTTAACAACTTCATCAGCGGACTGATTCTGCTGTTTGGGCGGTCTATCCAGCAGGGAGATGTTATCGAGCTTAACGGCCTCTGGTGCACTGTGCAGAAAATCAACATCCGCACAACTTTGGTTGAAACATTTGAAAATGCGGTAATCATGATTCCCAACTCCGACCTTGTAACAACCCAGATGACCAACTGGACCAAAAACAGTTCGACTTTGCGGCGGGATATCCTTGTGGGAGTTGCCTATGGCTCTGATACAGCTAAGGTTAAAAGCACTCTTCTAGCAATTGCCGAAAAAAACGAACATGTCCTTGCAACGCCTGAACCTTATGTCCATTTCAGTAATTTCGGCTCAAGCAGTCTGGATTTCATATTAAGAGTCTGGATCGATGACATTGATTACTCCATTAGAGCAATGTCTGATCTGCGGTTTGAAATAGACAACAATTTCCGGAAAGAAGGCATAGAGATAGCTTTTCCGCAATTGGATATTCATGTTAAAAACATGCCTGAGGCTAAACCTTCCAAAGGCAGCGCATAA
- a CDS encoding amino acid ABC transporter permease, with the protein MAQNTPVRNIPDRQPPATQVGVIGWVCKNLLCPWYNAVLTIVSCWAIWSAVAPFWEWAVTNASITLDPEVAKEYSGAAWGFIRDMWPVFMTGVYPAEERWRPLIALCIVVILVSLSLVASYRRSRLLKILWFVSPIVVFALVYGGEIVGLPVVGTHYWGGLMLTIMLSIVAMLAAFPISVLLALGRTSDMPIAKPFCVAYIELIRGVPLITILFMASVVLPLFLPAGMELDKVLRALVGITMFFSAYLAENIRGGLQGISKGQYEAADALGMSYWKKTIVVILPQALRIVIPPMVNNFIGILKDTSLVGIVGLVDLLQIAFATTSNPKWFGRLEEAYVFIAFWYWILCYALSSYSQYLERKMPSASK; encoded by the coding sequence ATGGCCCAAAATACTCCAGTCAGAAATATTCCTGACAGACAGCCCCCGGCAACTCAAGTGGGGGTAATCGGCTGGGTGTGCAAGAATCTGCTCTGCCCTTGGTACAACGCTGTGCTGACCATTGTTTCCTGCTGGGCCATCTGGTCGGCGGTGGCTCCTTTCTGGGAGTGGGCGGTAACCAATGCCTCCATCACTCTCGACCCGGAAGTTGCAAAAGAATACTCCGGGGCGGCATGGGGATTTATCCGTGACATGTGGCCTGTGTTCATGACCGGGGTTTACCCGGCTGAAGAGCGCTGGCGTCCGCTGATCGCTCTGTGCATCGTGGTGATTCTGGTCAGCCTCAGTCTTGTGGCATCCTATCGCCGCAGCAGGTTGCTCAAAATTCTCTGGTTTGTTTCGCCCATTGTTGTTTTCGCGCTTGTTTACGGCGGCGAAATTGTCGGTCTTCCCGTGGTTGGAACCCACTATTGGGGCGGCTTGATGCTGACCATCATGCTTTCCATTGTCGCTATGCTGGCAGCTTTCCCTATCAGCGTGCTGCTCGCCTTGGGCCGAACTTCGGACATGCCTATCGCGAAGCCCTTTTGTGTGGCCTATATCGAGCTAATCCGTGGTGTGCCTTTGATCACCATTTTGTTCATGGCTTCCGTAGTTCTGCCCTTGTTCCTGCCTGCGGGTATGGAACTGGATAAGGTTCTGCGCGCCTTGGTCGGTATCACCATGTTCTTTTCCGCTTATCTTGCGGAGAATATTCGTGGCGGTTTGCAGGGCATCAGCAAAGGACAGTATGAGGCTGCTGACGCGCTGGGTATGAGCTATTGGAAAAAGACCATCGTGGTAATTCTGCCGCAGGCTCTGCGCATTGTTATCCCGCCCATGGTCAACAACTTCATCGGAATCCTGAAAGATACTTCCCTCGTTGGCATCGTAGGTCTGGTGGACCTTCTGCAAATCGCATTCGCCACCACCTCCAACCCCAAATGGTTCGGCAGGCTGGAGGAAGCTTACGTATTCATTGCCTTCTGGTACTGGATTCTTTGCTACGCTCTTTCCAGTTACAGTCAATACCTTGAACGCAAGATGCCTTCCGCAAGTAAATAG